A window of the Tunturibacter empetritectus genome harbors these coding sequences:
- a CDS encoding lactonase family protein, with amino-acid sequence MRQIDRRGFIFGSAALTVAGRAGFAAGKDGGRLLVGTQTSGSSKGIYSYSFASSTGDLTALSLAAEAENPTFLALAPDGKTVVVANELDKFEGKDGGAVSTFTLDRTKTRLSKVSQVASGGGGTCHVAFDRTGKAAFAANYGGGSAASFAVGAGGALSPAVSFFQYSGHGPNAERQTAPHAHRVTVSPDNRFLLVNDLGLDTVHIYRLDAATAKLVPNEPAAWKSAPGAGPRALRFHPNGRVAYCVTEMTSSVVVLRWDSARGALETVQEVVMRPADFSGVSSGNDIVIDREAKFAYATDRFDDIVVIFAISPTDGRLSVVDRIPCGGKVPRHLALDPSGRWLLIANQESDNISVLARDEKTGKLTDAGKSFPLSRPQCLVFV; translated from the coding sequence TTGAGACAGATTGATCGGCGTGGATTTATCTTCGGTTCGGCGGCTTTGACGGTGGCGGGGAGGGCTGGGTTTGCGGCCGGAAAGGATGGGGGGCGGCTGCTGGTCGGGACTCAGACCTCCGGCTCGAGCAAGGGGATCTATTCGTACTCCTTTGCGTCGTCGACGGGAGATTTGACGGCGCTCAGCCTTGCGGCTGAGGCGGAGAATCCTACGTTTCTGGCGCTGGCTCCTGACGGGAAGACCGTCGTCGTGGCGAATGAACTGGATAAGTTCGAGGGCAAGGACGGCGGGGCGGTATCGACTTTTACGCTGGATCGAACTAAGACGCGGTTGTCCAAGGTCAGTCAGGTTGCCTCCGGGGGAGGGGGGACCTGTCACGTCGCGTTCGACCGGACTGGCAAGGCTGCGTTTGCTGCGAACTATGGCGGGGGCAGCGCGGCTTCGTTTGCGGTGGGAGCGGGCGGTGCATTGAGTCCCGCAGTTTCGTTCTTTCAGTACAGTGGACATGGACCGAATGCGGAGAGGCAGACGGCTCCTCATGCCCATCGCGTGACGGTGTCTCCTGATAACCGGTTTTTGCTGGTCAACGATCTGGGACTGGACACGGTCCACATCTATCGGCTGGATGCGGCTACGGCGAAGCTGGTGCCGAATGAGCCGGCGGCCTGGAAGTCTGCTCCGGGGGCTGGGCCTCGGGCGCTGCGGTTTCATCCGAACGGCAGGGTTGCGTACTGCGTCACCGAGATGACGTCTTCGGTGGTGGTGCTGCGATGGGACTCTGCGCGCGGGGCGCTTGAGACGGTGCAGGAGGTGGTGATGAGGCCTGCCGACTTTTCGGGTGTGAGCTCAGGGAACGATATCGTCATCGATCGGGAGGCAAAGTTTGCCTATGCGACCGACCGGTTTGACGACATTGTGGTCATCTTTGCAATCTCGCCGACCGATGGGAGGCTCAGCGTGGTGGACCGGATACCGTGCGGAGGCAAAGTTCCACGTCATCTGGCGCTTGATCCGAGTGGCCGGTGGCTGCTGATTGCCAATCAGGAGTCGGACAATATCTCGGTGCTGGCGCGTGATGAAAAGACGGGAAAGCTGACGGATGCGGGGAAGAGTTTTCCTTTGTCGCGGCCGCAGTGCCTGGTGTTTGTCTAG
- a CDS encoding GntR family transcriptional regulator, which translates to MPKPQNQSVSTIRPLDKSGFIPLYYQIQRALMEKIHSGELSTGDPLASEEELARIYQVSRMTARQALHGLKTSGFAVSQKGRGTFVTRPKLEKNIMHLRGFTEDMKHLGMVPSSKLIEQTVIKATAELAEQLKVETGEVVMRLRRLRLADGIPMALEVSHIPLKQFPGLEKINFAKQSLYFVLRETFGVRVAWADEVIEALPATREESDLLTIPKKASILSVSRTIMTTEETPIEVACSRYRGDRYRASIRVPTTTIE; encoded by the coding sequence GTGCCGAAGCCTCAAAATCAATCTGTTTCAACAATTCGTCCTTTGGATAAGAGCGGTTTCATACCGTTGTATTACCAGATTCAGCGAGCATTAATGGAAAAAATTCACTCGGGAGAACTTTCGACCGGGGACCCCTTAGCCTCCGAGGAGGAGCTGGCGCGAATCTACCAGGTTAGCCGAATGACAGCGCGGCAAGCGCTGCACGGGTTAAAGACCAGCGGCTTCGCCGTCAGTCAGAAGGGGCGCGGCACATTTGTTACACGGCCTAAACTTGAGAAGAACATCATGCATCTGCGTGGCTTTACCGAAGATATGAAACATCTCGGTATGGTCCCGAGTTCAAAGTTGATCGAGCAAACCGTCATAAAGGCTACTGCGGAACTCGCGGAGCAGTTGAAGGTCGAAACGGGCGAGGTCGTAATGCGGCTGCGGCGATTACGTCTGGCCGACGGAATTCCGATGGCGCTTGAAGTGTCGCATATCCCATTAAAGCAATTTCCAGGCCTTGAAAAGATCAACTTTGCCAAGCAATCTCTTTACTTCGTACTTCGCGAAACCTTTGGCGTGCGCGTCGCTTGGGCCGATGAGGTAATCGAGGCGCTCCCCGCGACTCGCGAAGAATCTGACTTACTTACAATTCCCAAGAAGGCGAGCATCCTTTCCGTCTCGCGGACAATCATGACGACCGAAGAGACGCCAATCGAAGTAGCATGCTCTCGATACCGCGGTGACCGCTATCGGGCTTCCATCCGTGTCCCAACCACAACTATTGAGTAA
- a CDS encoding IS1595 family transposase, producing the protein MEYPKTLIEAIQYFSNPDNCRQFMVAVRWADGVVLCPTCGSEKVSYLENAKLYFCKVKHPKQKFSLKVGTIFEDSPIALDKWLPAFWLLSNCKNGISSYELARAIGVTQKSAWFMLHRIREVMKDANTFQIGNSPKNQVEIDETYISGLPKNRHIGQRGVDGRKSIVMGMKTRTTREVRAMVIPDAKRTTLQDKILEHVGWGSHIYTDQWVGYDKLSATNHFVHKTVNHMVEHVKGEVHTNGIENFWALLKRTLKGTYVAVEPFHLDAYVTEQVWRFNNSGKKMNDGARFKKALSQVVGKRLTLAEVTGKTAERPF; encoded by the coding sequence ATGGAATACCCCAAGACTTTAATCGAAGCGATTCAATACTTTAGCAACCCAGACAACTGCCGGCAGTTCATGGTTGCCGTTCGCTGGGCCGACGGCGTTGTGCTCTGCCCAACTTGCGGCTCCGAGAAAGTCTCCTACCTCGAAAACGCCAAGCTTTACTTCTGCAAAGTGAAACATCCGAAACAGAAGTTCTCTCTCAAAGTCGGCACGATCTTCGAGGATTCCCCTATTGCCCTAGACAAGTGGCTTCCGGCTTTCTGGCTTCTATCGAATTGCAAAAATGGTATCAGCTCCTACGAGCTTGCCCGGGCTATCGGCGTCACCCAGAAAAGCGCTTGGTTCATGCTGCATCGCATCCGTGAGGTCATGAAGGATGCCAATACCTTTCAGATCGGCAACAGCCCCAAGAACCAAGTAGAGATTGATGAGACTTACATCTCTGGCCTTCCCAAAAATCGCCACATCGGTCAGCGCGGCGTAGATGGCCGCAAGTCGATTGTGATGGGAATGAAGACCCGCACCACTCGCGAGGTTCGCGCTATGGTCATTCCTGATGCAAAGCGCACAACCCTACAGGACAAGATACTTGAGCATGTGGGCTGGGGATCGCACATCTACACCGATCAATGGGTTGGATACGACAAGCTGAGCGCAACGAATCACTTCGTTCACAAGACCGTAAATCACATGGTGGAGCACGTTAAGGGTGAAGTCCACACGAACGGCATCGAAAACTTCTGGGCACTTCTGAAGCGGACCCTAAAAGGAACATACGTTGCCGTTGAACCTTTCCACCTTGACGCCTATGTGACTGAGCAGGTTTGGCGGTTCAACAACAGCGGCAAGAAGATGAATGATGGCGCACGGTTCAAGAAGGCTCTATCGCAGGTAGTAGGAAAACGGTTGACCCTTGCCGAGGTCACGGGCAAGACAGCAGAAAGACCGTTCTAG
- a CDS encoding CGNR zinc finger domain-containing protein, with product MKDRQSDVAVRAALAKPVASLIGGHLALDFCNTAAEHLAEQPDELLPDWESFVRWTVQVGLIEPELYCELVESSSPIDEVWELREEIYHVGLTLALGDPVAEDDLVAIREEANAPKPIVVSLGGGLHWRPDPQFASMQLRAILAGEALSLFCSRRSARIGICGGGLCGWLFLDESRGRRRRWCDMKDCGNREKARRYYRQQQKSK from the coding sequence ATGAAGGATCGACAGAGCGATGTTGCTGTCAGGGCTGCACTTGCGAAGCCTGTCGCTTCCCTCATTGGTGGCCACCTGGCGCTCGACTTTTGCAATACGGCGGCCGAGCATCTGGCCGAACAGCCTGACGAGCTGCTTCCGGACTGGGAGTCGTTTGTCCGATGGACGGTTCAGGTTGGGTTGATCGAGCCTGAGTTGTACTGCGAACTGGTGGAATCTTCGTCGCCTATCGATGAGGTTTGGGAGCTTCGAGAGGAGATCTACCATGTTGGGCTAACGCTTGCCCTGGGAGATCCGGTTGCGGAAGACGACTTGGTGGCGATTCGCGAAGAGGCGAACGCGCCGAAACCGATAGTTGTGAGTCTCGGAGGAGGGCTCCATTGGCGGCCTGATCCGCAGTTCGCATCGATGCAGCTGAGGGCGATCCTGGCGGGGGAGGCGCTGTCTTTGTTCTGTTCCCGGAGGTCGGCTCGGATCGGTATCTGTGGAGGCGGCCTTTGCGGATGGCTCTTTCTCGACGAGAGCCGAGGGAGACGCAGACGCTGGTGCGACATGAAGGACTGCGGCAACCGAGAGAAGGCTCGCCGGTACTACCGGCAACAGCAGAAGAGCAAATAG
- a CDS encoding (Fe-S)-binding protein — protein MLPFHQKIAFLLFAAVTLALGFHGFYRLYLRIRRGTTDPEPRFNKLPRRFLYALITTLTQQRTFKKRPTVGLFHSFIFYGFVFYGLVNLVDAAEGFLPASSGDISFSSNVPGLTHAFLYTYITVLAAYSFLADLLSFLVLLGVVALVIRRFALPSRTDFRFNPRTLLHKDVQHQKITRDSLIVSAFILFHVGSRAIGAGAKIASEGPDPLQPFATLLSHLFTPANAEAFRIFGYWGALGSVLAFLAYFPYTKHIHIFMAPAKYLVAREPTSGVLPLAALNLDAENETEDEANAKTIGAAKLEDLAWPRLLDAYACIQCNRCQDVCPATATGKSLSPAALEINKRMELNDLAAQQSPFAFTSAPFEAGKPSLRPLLQFALSPEAAWACTTCGACMEVCPTQDEQMLDIIDIRRNQVMIEGEFPSQLQSAFRGMERAQNPWGINHEQRLAWADGLNVKTTDENPTPDVLYWVGCAASYDPQAQKAARAFVELLTHAEVNFAVLGKKECCTGDSARRAGNEYLYRQLADKNVSTLNTVQPKLIVASCPHCMNSIGHEYKQIGGDYKVMHHTEYLETLVATKKLTATPSAATITYHDPCYLGRHNGVYEPPRNLLNILSNSTPELPRHRENSFCCGAGGAQFWKEEEEGDERISDNRFREVQQTLFPAAGEKILAVGCPFCKSMLGSTPTKADSEDIAIKDVAELLLEGVRRSKGLTTPVTQSEPAATPVTQSIPEPAPTSLVAAAVAETPRKEDVSAPHTPAPPSIDRKKWQPKSVSPAQPTQSITTQTLPAPAAPAAEVSSTPSTPERKKWQPKAATPVQPEPGNVQASTVEILPIEPPTPTAPAPTITPPPEAPTPERKKWQPKSATPTPASEPVPTVSTETATPPVSTDAPARKKWSPKKPS, from the coding sequence ATGCTTCCATTCCACCAAAAGATCGCCTTCCTCCTCTTCGCAGCAGTCACCCTCGCACTGGGCTTCCATGGCTTCTATCGCCTCTACCTCCGCATTCGCCGAGGCACCACAGACCCGGAACCCCGCTTCAACAAACTCCCGCGCCGCTTCCTCTACGCCCTCATCACCACCCTCACCCAGCAGCGCACCTTCAAGAAGCGCCCCACCGTCGGCCTCTTCCACTCCTTCATCTTCTACGGTTTCGTCTTCTATGGCCTCGTCAATCTCGTCGACGCCGCCGAAGGCTTCCTTCCCGCATCTTCCGGCGATATAAGTTTCTCCTCAAATGTCCCCGGCCTCACTCATGCGTTTCTCTACACTTACATCACCGTCCTCGCAGCTTACAGCTTCCTCGCCGACCTCCTCAGCTTCCTCGTCCTGCTCGGCGTCGTCGCGCTGGTCATCCGCCGCTTCGCCCTACCCAGTCGCACCGACTTCCGCTTCAACCCACGTACCCTCCTCCACAAAGACGTTCAGCACCAAAAGATCACCCGCGACTCCCTCATCGTCTCCGCCTTCATCCTCTTCCACGTCGGCAGCCGAGCCATCGGAGCTGGAGCAAAGATCGCCTCCGAGGGTCCCGACCCGCTCCAACCCTTCGCCACCCTGCTCTCCCACCTCTTCACCCCCGCCAACGCCGAAGCCTTCCGCATCTTCGGCTACTGGGGAGCGCTCGGCAGCGTCCTGGCCTTCCTCGCCTACTTCCCCTACACCAAACACATCCACATCTTCATGGCCCCGGCGAAGTACCTCGTCGCCCGCGAACCCACCTCCGGAGTCCTCCCTCTAGCAGCCCTCAATCTCGACGCAGAGAACGAAACCGAAGACGAAGCCAACGCAAAAACCATCGGCGCCGCCAAACTCGAAGACCTCGCCTGGCCCCGTCTCCTCGACGCCTACGCCTGCATCCAGTGCAACCGTTGCCAGGACGTCTGCCCCGCCACCGCCACCGGCAAATCCCTCTCTCCCGCCGCGCTCGAGATCAACAAGCGCATGGAGCTCAACGACCTCGCCGCGCAGCAAAGCCCCTTCGCGTTCACCTCCGCGCCCTTCGAAGCCGGAAAACCCAGTCTCCGCCCGCTCCTCCAGTTCGCCCTCTCCCCCGAAGCCGCCTGGGCCTGCACCACCTGCGGAGCCTGCATGGAGGTCTGCCCCACACAAGACGAGCAGATGCTCGACATCATCGACATCCGCCGCAATCAAGTCATGATCGAAGGCGAGTTCCCCAGCCAGCTTCAATCCGCCTTCCGCGGCATGGAGCGAGCCCAAAACCCCTGGGGCATCAACCACGAGCAGCGCCTAGCCTGGGCCGACGGCCTCAACGTCAAGACCACCGACGAGAATCCCACCCCCGACGTCCTCTACTGGGTTGGCTGCGCCGCCAGCTACGATCCCCAGGCGCAAAAAGCCGCCCGTGCCTTCGTAGAACTCCTCACCCACGCCGAGGTCAACTTCGCCGTCCTCGGGAAAAAAGAGTGCTGCACCGGCGACAGCGCCCGTCGCGCCGGCAACGAGTACCTCTACCGCCAGCTAGCCGACAAAAACGTCTCCACCCTCAACACTGTCCAGCCCAAACTCATCGTCGCCAGCTGCCCCCACTGCATGAACTCCATCGGCCACGAGTACAAACAGATCGGCGGCGACTACAAGGTGATGCACCACACCGAGTACCTCGAAACCCTCGTAGCCACAAAAAAACTCACCGCCACGCCCAGCGCAGCGACCATCACCTACCACGACCCCTGCTACCTCGGCCGCCACAACGGAGTCTACGAACCTCCACGCAACCTCCTCAACATCCTCTCCAACTCCACCCCCGAACTCCCCCGCCACCGCGAAAACTCCTTCTGCTGCGGAGCCGGCGGAGCCCAGTTCTGGAAAGAGGAAGAAGAGGGCGACGAGCGCATCTCCGACAACCGCTTCCGCGAAGTCCAGCAAACCCTCTTCCCCGCCGCCGGAGAAAAAATCCTCGCCGTTGGCTGTCCCTTCTGCAAGAGCATGCTCGGCAGCACCCCCACCAAAGCCGACTCCGAAGACATCGCCATCAAAGACGTAGCCGAACTCCTCCTCGAAGGCGTCCGCCGCAGCAAAGGCCTCACCACTCCCGTCACACAAAGCGAACCCGCAGCAACTCCCGTTACCCAATCCATCCCCGAGCCTGCCCCCACATCACTCGTCGCCGCCGCTGTTGCTGAAACTCCCCGCAAGGAAGATGTCTCGGCACCGCATACACCCGCGCCGCCGTCGATCGACAGAAAAAAGTGGCAACCGAAATCTGTCTCACCCGCTCAACCAACACAAAGCATCACCACCCAGACTCTACCCGCTCCTGCAGCGCCAGCGGCTGAAGTCTCGTCAACCCCGTCGACCCCCGAACGCAAGAAGTGGCAACCCAAAGCAGCAACCCCTGTTCAGCCGGAACCAGGCAACGTTCAGGCTTCCACAGTTGAGATCCTTCCGATCGAACCGCCAACTCCCACCGCGCCGGCACCCACGATTACCCCGCCCCCCGAAGCCCCAACGCCGGAACGCAAGAAGTGGCAGCCAAAATCCGCAACTCCAACGCCTGCCTCGGAACCGGTCCCTACAGTGTCTACCGAAACGGCAACGCCGCCTGTGTCAACCGATGCACCCGCGCGCAAAAAGTGGAGCCCAAAAAAGCCCAGCTAG
- a CDS encoding septal ring lytic transglycosylase RlpA family protein, whose translation MKQRPGNDRTAILTGRARTAVTLAAMVVLSAFATDNANPASARPTDPVPVMHDVTTSEIVNTVSVPRRTVLTRIKSGLASWYGEVWQGRRTASGRIFDMNEMTAAHKTLPFGSKVKVTDLRNQRSVIVTITDRGALYPGRVIDLSLGAARQLRMVNTGLDPVKLELLSFQN comes from the coding sequence ATGAAACAGAGACCCGGAAACGACCGTACGGCAATCCTGACAGGAAGGGCTCGAACCGCTGTTACTCTGGCGGCGATGGTCGTTCTGTCTGCCTTTGCGACGGATAACGCTAATCCGGCATCGGCTCGACCTACCGACCCCGTGCCGGTGATGCACGATGTCACCACATCGGAGATTGTGAATACGGTATCGGTCCCCAGGCGCACGGTTTTGACCCGAATTAAGAGTGGGCTGGCAAGCTGGTATGGTGAAGTATGGCAGGGACGCCGGACTGCCAGTGGACGGATCTTCGACATGAATGAGATGACGGCGGCGCACAAGACGCTTCCGTTCGGCAGCAAGGTGAAGGTGACCGATCTGCGGAATCAGCGGTCGGTGATTGTGACGATTACTGACCGGGGGGCGCTGTATCCGGGCAGGGTGATCGATCTTTCTCTTGGAGCCGCGAGACAGCTGCGGATGGTCAACACGGGGCTCGATCCGGTGAAACTGGAGCTTTTGAGCTTTCAAAACTAA
- a CDS encoding alpha/beta hydrolase, with protein sequence MTLDAKIRAILDAGKALGRPPVEQQTPEEARAERAEMMARFVPMPEYADVRVADRAIAALGIDARTIAAAAGREIGVRVFTPARVGLLPVVVFFHGGGWVAGTLETHDPYCRALAKEAGVVVVAVDFRLAPEHKFPAGLEDCVAVTEWVLEHAGELGGDGSRVMVGGDSAGGTLATVVALLLRDKGVGGLAGQILLYPAAAYYDPPTASYLENAEGYGLTRRGMIWFWDHYLKDRSEAADFRVAPLLAGSLAGLPRAFVVTAEYDVLRDEGQAYARRMEADGVEVTHLFAEGMNHGFAASANEFPLLPQAKEMLRRVAEWVKAGG encoded by the coding sequence ATGACACTGGATGCGAAGATAAGGGCGATTTTGGATGCGGGGAAGGCGCTGGGTCGGCCGCCTGTGGAGCAGCAGACGCCGGAGGAGGCTCGGGCGGAGAGAGCCGAGATGATGGCGCGGTTTGTGCCGATGCCGGAGTATGCCGATGTGAGGGTTGCGGATCGGGCGATCGCTGCTCTTGGAATCGATGCTCGGACGATTGCTGCGGCAGCGGGGCGAGAGATTGGCGTGCGGGTTTTTACGCCGGCGAGGGTTGGCCTGTTGCCGGTGGTGGTGTTCTTCCATGGAGGAGGTTGGGTGGCGGGGACGCTTGAGACGCATGATCCCTACTGCCGGGCGCTGGCGAAAGAGGCTGGAGTGGTGGTGGTCGCGGTGGACTTCAGACTGGCTCCTGAGCATAAGTTTCCGGCGGGGCTGGAGGATTGCGTGGCGGTTACGGAGTGGGTGTTGGAGCATGCCGGGGAGTTGGGTGGAGATGGCTCGCGGGTGATGGTGGGGGGCGATAGCGCCGGGGGAACGCTGGCTACAGTGGTGGCTCTGCTGCTCCGGGATAAGGGTGTGGGTGGGCTGGCGGGGCAGATTCTGCTCTACCCGGCTGCGGCATACTATGATCCGCCGACGGCTTCTTATCTGGAGAATGCTGAGGGGTATGGGCTGACGCGGAGGGGGATGATCTGGTTCTGGGATCACTATTTGAAGGACAGGAGTGAGGCGGCGGACTTTCGGGTGGCGCCGCTGCTGGCAGGTTCGCTGGCGGGGCTGCCGAGGGCGTTCGTGGTGACGGCGGAGTATGACGTGCTACGGGATGAGGGGCAGGCTTACGCTCGGCGGATGGAGGCGGATGGGGTGGAGGTGACCCATTTGTTTGCGGAGGGGATGAACCACGGGTTTGCGGCTTCGGCGAATGAATTTCCGTTGTTGCCGCAGGCGAAGGAGATGCTGCGGAGGGTGGCGGAGTGGGTGAAGGCTGGGGGGTAG
- a CDS encoding electron transfer flavoprotein subunit alpha/FixB family protein, with the protein MILVVVEYANGKVSKSTWEMITAARESGREAPVTALVLGSNIAAIAAEAAKAVDQVLVADLPALAQYDPELWSTAVAQIATEGEASLILIGGSRSGREYSPRVAIKLDAPLLEDVITLKATGETLQAQRYTFLARVTETIETTAPIAVVTIKPGVFNPAAPKAEAAEQFDVDLNLPTPRLKITGKTAERSSRISLAEAEIVISGGRGVGSAEGFTQYVEALADQLGAAVGATRAIVDAGWRPYSEQVGQTGKTVQPKTYIAIGISGAVQHLSGMNKSKTIVAINRDAEAPIFKIADYGIIGDVTQLVPAILAELKK; encoded by the coding sequence ATGATTCTCGTCGTCGTGGAGTATGCCAACGGCAAAGTAAGCAAGAGCACCTGGGAGATGATCACCGCCGCACGCGAGTCAGGCCGCGAAGCCCCCGTCACCGCCCTGGTTCTCGGCAGCAACATAGCAGCCATCGCCGCTGAAGCAGCCAAAGCCGTCGACCAGGTTCTCGTCGCCGATCTCCCTGCTCTCGCCCAGTACGACCCCGAACTCTGGTCCACGGCGGTCGCACAGATCGCCACCGAAGGCGAAGCCTCCCTCATTCTCATCGGTGGTAGCCGCAGCGGTCGCGAGTACAGCCCACGCGTAGCCATCAAACTCGACGCGCCCCTGCTCGAAGACGTCATTACACTCAAAGCTACCGGCGAAACTCTTCAAGCCCAGCGCTACACCTTCCTCGCGCGCGTCACCGAGACCATCGAAACCACCGCGCCCATCGCCGTAGTCACCATCAAACCCGGCGTCTTCAATCCCGCAGCGCCGAAGGCCGAAGCTGCAGAGCAGTTCGACGTAGACCTCAACCTCCCCACGCCGCGCCTCAAGATCACCGGCAAGACCGCCGAACGAAGCTCCCGCATCTCGCTCGCCGAAGCCGAGATCGTCATCTCCGGAGGCCGCGGCGTAGGCAGTGCCGAAGGCTTCACCCAGTACGTCGAAGCCCTCGCCGACCAGCTCGGCGCCGCAGTAGGAGCCACCCGCGCCATCGTCGACGCAGGCTGGCGCCCCTACTCCGAGCAAGTCGGCCAGACCGGCAAGACCGTGCAGCCCAAGACCTACATTGCCATCGGCATCTCCGGCGCGGTCCAACACCTCTCCGGCATGAACAAAAGCAAAACCATCGTCGCCATCAACCGCGACGCCGAGGCCCCCATCTTCAAAATCGCCGACTACGGCATCATCGGCGACGTAACCCAGTTAGTCCCAGCCATCCTCGCCGAGCTAAAAAAATAA
- a CDS encoding sugar MFS transporter — MALGVAGERSITTVETSSKNYTVPLMLMVSLYFGIGFITALNDILVPHFKDLFHLTNVTALLVQFCFFGAYFVMSLPSGWIVGRIGYKRGIVVALSVMGCGLLLFLPASIIIFYPLFLFALFVVGSGLALLQVAINPYVGALGPPETAASRLNLAGFFNSIATTSAPRVGAAFIFIAAGASTVQLAHSVRKPYLILAICAFAMAVITAFVQLPDVIEKGGSKSGTDGSAWSFSHLRLGALAIFFYVGAEVAIGSIMITYLGQPSMGSLSHEVAARYVSYYWGLSLIGRFVGYFAMRWIRAQRALTVVSLIAAVLITLTVAAHGHIAMWAVVFCGLCNSVMWPCIFPLAVKGLGRFTSQGSGILITMVVGGAVIPEIQGFLADTLGYQHSFAIVLLCYAYIFFFAIRGHRNLDLAEALHSQSAALTQ; from the coding sequence ATGGCGCTTGGAGTCGCGGGAGAACGCTCGATCACCACGGTCGAGACCAGCAGCAAGAATTACACCGTTCCACTCATGCTGATGGTCTCTTTGTACTTTGGCATCGGCTTCATCACCGCGCTGAACGACATCCTGGTTCCACACTTCAAAGATCTCTTTCATCTCACCAACGTCACTGCGCTGCTGGTTCAGTTCTGCTTCTTCGGAGCATATTTCGTTATGTCGCTTCCGTCAGGATGGATCGTTGGACGGATCGGCTACAAGCGGGGCATTGTGGTCGCGCTGTCAGTTATGGGTTGTGGCCTGCTTCTCTTCCTGCCCGCGTCCATCATCATCTTTTATCCACTCTTCCTCTTCGCTCTGTTTGTCGTCGGCAGCGGACTTGCGCTCCTCCAGGTAGCCATTAATCCCTACGTGGGCGCATTGGGACCTCCGGAGACTGCGGCTTCCCGACTAAATCTGGCGGGCTTCTTCAACTCGATTGCTACAACTTCCGCTCCTCGAGTTGGCGCCGCATTTATCTTCATAGCCGCCGGTGCCTCTACAGTGCAGCTCGCCCACTCTGTGCGTAAGCCCTATCTCATTCTCGCAATCTGCGCCTTTGCTATGGCAGTCATCACAGCCTTCGTGCAGTTACCCGACGTCATTGAAAAGGGCGGCTCCAAATCCGGGACTGATGGCAGCGCGTGGAGCTTCAGCCATCTAAGGCTGGGTGCGCTTGCTATCTTCTTCTACGTAGGAGCCGAGGTTGCCATTGGAAGCATCATGATCACCTATCTTGGCCAGCCATCGATGGGAAGCTTGAGCCACGAGGTCGCCGCGCGATACGTCTCCTACTATTGGGGACTATCCCTGATAGGCCGCTTTGTCGGCTATTTCGCGATGCGCTGGATTCGAGCTCAAAGGGCACTTACCGTCGTCTCGCTGATTGCTGCTGTCCTCATCACTCTCACGGTCGCAGCACATGGACACATTGCAATGTGGGCCGTAGTCTTTTGCGGCCTGTGTAACTCGGTCATGTGGCCTTGCATCTTTCCGCTGGCGGTAAAGGGTTTGGGAAGATTCACGAGCCAGGGCTCTGGAATTCTAATTACTATGGTCGTCGGTGGAGCCGTTATCCCTGAGATTCAGGGCTTTCTCGCCGATACGCTCGGCTATCAGCACAGCTTCGCGATTGTTCTACTCTGCTACGCGTATATTTTCTTCTTCGCGATCAGAGGGCATCGCAACCTGGACTTAGCCGAGGCGTTGCATTCTCAGAGCGCCGCTCTTACTCAATAG
- a CDS encoding N-acetylmannosamine-6-phosphate 2-epimerase, whose product MSQGSNPSFNSPFHLLRGRIIVSCQAAEGDPLDDLETLTRIATSVLRGGAGGLRAEGTTRIAAFRTLTQLPIIGIIKTYDANGDVYITPDFHSARVIVDAGADIVALDCTGRRLTAPEPWPELITRIHTELRRPVLADIASLEDALAAERAGADAVATTLYGYTAETAGIRSPSWLLLQSLVARLTIPILLEGHITHPQEARHALDLGATAVVIGSAITRPETITNRFVQVTRQTGIQSSSK is encoded by the coding sequence GTGTCTCAAGGCTCGAACCCCTCATTCAACTCGCCCTTCCATCTCCTCCGCGGCCGCATCATCGTCTCCTGTCAGGCTGCAGAAGGCGATCCGCTGGACGATCTCGAAACACTCACCCGAATCGCAACCTCGGTCCTGCGCGGCGGAGCTGGCGGTCTCCGCGCCGAAGGCACAACTCGTATTGCCGCCTTCCGCACCCTCACGCAGCTCCCCATCATAGGCATCATCAAGACATACGACGCCAACGGAGACGTCTACATAACCCCCGACTTCCACTCCGCCAGGGTCATCGTTGACGCCGGAGCCGACATCGTCGCGCTCGACTGCACCGGCCGCCGCCTCACCGCCCCCGAACCGTGGCCAGAACTCATCACCCGCATCCACACCGAGCTGCGCCGTCCTGTTCTCGCCGACATCGCCTCCTTGGAAGATGCCCTTGCCGCCGAGCGCGCCGGAGCCGACGCCGTCGCGACTACTCTGTACGGCTACACCGCTGAGACCGCCGGCATCCGCTCTCCCTCCTGGCTCTTGCTCCAATCCCTGGTGGCCCGCTTGACTATCCCCATACTCCTCGAAGGCCACATCACCCACCCCCAAGAGGCCCGCCACGCACTGGACCTGGGGGCCACCGCCGTTGTTATCGGCTCCGCCATCACCCGCCCCGAGACCATTACGAATCGGTTTGTGCAAGTGACCAGGCAAACGGGGATTCAATCTTCAAGCAAGTAA